A single region of the Oryzias melastigma strain HK-1 linkage group LG23, ASM292280v2, whole genome shotgun sequence genome encodes:
- the ifng1 gene encoding interferon gamma 1, whose translation MMMALMKVLLCLWLTVSGVGASYVPQEMNKTIQNLLQYYKIPNAVRFNGNPVFPKDLVDGNVEMKMVFMHGVLETYEELIGRMLSQLPTATPPLASSGTTSNHDSGGGAQVKADVRSKLTYVLGKIQYLKRHRYQEQEKLLLSLQSLKSIQMSNRTVQSKALWELPQLFEKASSLADDKMRRRRRRRQARNRMHLKA comes from the exons atgatgatggcTTTGATGAAGGTCCTGCTGTGTCTGTGGCTGACTGTGAGCGGGGTCGGCGCCTCCTACGTCCCCCAGGAGATGAACAAGACCATCCAGAACCTCCTGCAGTACTAT AAAATTCCGAACGCCGTGAGGTTTAATGGAAATCCGGTTTTTCCAAAGGACTTGGTGGACGGAAACGTGGAG ATGAAGATGGTCTTCATGCACGGCGTTCTGGAGACCTACGAGGAGCTGATTGGACGCATGCTGAGCCAGCTTCCCACCGCCACTCCACCGCTGGCCTCGTCCGGCACCACGTCCAACCACGACAGCGGCGGCGGCGCCCAGGTCAAGGCAGACGTCCGCTCCAAGCTGACGTACGTTCTGGGGAAGATCCAGTATCTGAAGAGGCATCGCTACCAGGAGcaggagaagctgctgctgaGTCTGCAGAGCCTGAAGAGCATCCAG ATGAGCAACCGGACCGTCCAGAGCAAAGCATTGTGGGAACTGCCGCAGCTTTTCGAGAAGGCGAGCTCGCTGGCCGACGACAAGATgaggaggcggcggcggcggcggcaggcGAGGAACAGGATGCACCTGAAGGCCTGA